One Trichoderma atroviride chromosome 7, complete sequence DNA segment encodes these proteins:
- a CDS encoding uncharacterized protein (EggNog:ENOG41) encodes MGSVQPPTKPCHNCRRQRLRCDRSYPHCNKCAASGKECLGYGKLFRWTGAIASRGKLAGRTSSAPVAAEAEDGSDRFADEVDADRELDAEAGTEAGTEAGTEVGTEPPSPALAVAKVRSRRSSSMSARVSIIPWNGHYGRRMSADAEIPLPTPLPRSPHAKPSSPWVLADPLFQDLNQSDRFYLNYFTTRLCKDLVSTDGPECNPFRSLIPLTRAHPLLQHIIVAASAAHMSNLITMGLPYDDSGLVAANQSAASKKALDDALVAKHTALRLMSAAIQNLDTMNGDVVLAASLFFINVELIESGKHGWRAHLEGAAKIMSFIQLTQAWDSSLRDYLLSDCFIYFILASAFMPTRYATSLSFEYSQIPFVLGKTVANSYLCCPPELMEILHTASQLSNNAVDDQPNEEITLAATELVKRAQAYDIYGWARDTAKVLSLSNESMQSRMHAGSAHRLAACIYILQAVPSVGERLGPEFVTFLTDDLLAHLNMIPVEDPNFKATTWPTFIIGAETRNPERQKHIMERLRIMTTVCPWGFIHTAMETLQVIWNLAAEERGSKSWVQTLRDPEMNFLIV; translated from the exons ATGGGCTCTGTGCAACCGCCTACGAAGCCGTGCCACAACTGCCGTCGGCAGAGGCTCCGATGTGATCGGTCGTACCCACACTGCAACAAGTGTGCCGCCTCGGGCAAGGAGTGTCTCGGCTATGGGAAGCTGTTCCGCTGGACgggcgccatcgccagccgcGGCAAGCTGGCCGGCCGCACGTCGAGCGCGCCTGTAGCGGCTGAGGCCGAGGACGGGAGCGATAGATTTGCTGATGAAGTAGATGCTGATAGAGAACTGGATGCTGAGGCCGGGACAGAGGCCGGGACAGAGGCCGGGACAGAGGTCGGGACAGAGCCCCCGTCGCcggcgctggcggtggcAAAGGTGCGCTCCAGGAGGAGCTCGTCCATGTCTGCCCGAGTCTCTATAATCCCATGGAATGGCCATTACGGGAGAAGAATGTCGGCCGATGCAGAAATACCACTGCCCACGCCTTTGCCCAGGTCTCCCCATGCCAAACCAAGCAGTCCTTGGGTGCTGGCCGACCCTCTGTTCCAGGATCTGAACCAGTCTGACCGGTTCTATCTCAACTACT TCACAACCCGCCTGTGCAAAGACCTAGTGTCCACCGACGGGCCAGAGTGCAATCCTTTCCGCAGCCTTATACCGCTAACCCGTGCTCATCCACTGCTGCAGCACATCATCGTCGCGGCCTCGGCGGCTCACATGTCCAACTTGATAACCATGGGTTTGCCATATGATGACAGCGGCCTCGTAGCTGCAAATCAGAGCGCGGCTTCGAAAAAGGCACTCGACGATGCGCTGGTCGCCAAGCACACCGCGTTGCGGCTAATGTCTGCTGCCATTCAGAACCTCGATACAATGAATGGCGATGTCGTGCTTGCagcctcgctcttcttcatcaacgTAGAGTTGATTGAGTCTGGAAAGCATGGTTGGAGAGCGCATCTCGAAGGAGCGGCAAAAATCATGTCCTTCATACAGCTCACCCAAGCGTGGGATAGCTCGTTACGGGACTACCTCCTCTCGGACTGCTTTAT CTACTTTATCCTCGCCTCGGCATTTATGCCAACACGATACGCCACGTCTTTGAGCTTTGAGTATTCACAGATTCCCTTTGTGCTTGGCAAGACGGTTGCGAATAGCTACTTGTGCTGCCCGCCAGAACTGATGGAAATCTTGCACACTGCCTCCCAGCTTTCGAACAACGCAGTTGACGATCAGCCCAACGAGGAAATCACTCTGGCTGCTACAGAGCTGGTCAAACGCGCTCAAGCCTATGACATCTATGGGTGGGCTCGCGACACGGCAAAAGTCCTGTCTTTATCAAATGAGTCGATGCAAAGCCGCATGCACGCAGGATCAGCTCATCGCTTGGCTGCTTGTATATACATTTTGCAAGCCGTACCGTCTGTCGGAGAGAGACTCGGCCCAGAATTTGTGACTTTCCTCACTGATGATTTGCTGGCACACCTGAATATGATTCCTGTAGAAGACCCCAACTTCAAGGCCACAACGTGGCCAACCTTTATCATTGGTGCAGAGACTAGGAACCCAGAACGACAGAAGCATATCATGGAAAGACTACGGATAATGACGACAGTATGTCCATGGGGCTTCATCCATACCGCCATGGAGACGCTCCAAGTTATCTGGAACCTAGCGGCAGAGGAAAGGGGGTCGAAGAGTTGGGTCCAGACGCTCAGAGACCCAGAAATGAACTTTTTAATCGTTTGA
- a CDS encoding uncharacterized protein (EggNog:ENOG41) — protein MLNYLKQSCKFEPRMDSEVFPGAENQDHYRPLPEDYAMRGLIYTEEYFPLKWFAGETVEEDEKYFEQASMVDSRKERILWIGKQISSLKRWLIWDGESAKFTVPEEFDIDFPARSPIMGAKEIVDLGASSHSPDASHHGD, from the coding sequence ATGCTGAATTACCTGAAACAATCATGCAAATTCGAACCACGCATGGACAGCGAAGTATTTCCTGGGGCAGAAAACCAAGATCATTATCGGCCTCTACCAGAAGATTATGCTATGCGAGGCTTGATATATACGGAGGAATACTTTCCACTTAAATGGTTTGCAGGTGAAACcgttgaagaagatgagaagtACTTTGAACAAGCTTCTATGGTAGATTCAAGGAAGGAAAGGATATTGTGGATTGGAAAGCAGATTTCCTCTTTGAAGAGATGGCTCATCTGGGATGGAGAGAGTGCCAAATTCACTGTACCAGAGGAGTTTGATATTGATTTCCCTGCTAGATCTCCAATTATGGGTGCCAAGGAGATTGTAGACCTAGGGGCTAGTTCACACAGCCCTGATGCTTCTCATCATGGAGATTGA
- a CDS encoding uncharacterized protein (EggNog:ENOG41): MPRQLDIAKNWMNYQRTARQLTCDFCQQDIKPPTKAGFEQHVREDPEHHPKEEKDILDALEKMKLASSRVQPQFSDVDQAKRSKKRPGGTGAHDLSEDQQNLDNVNLHDREGSDNERDSKKRRSPSNSPTPRVSQRHRRRQQAENDKEFDRGTKGLSNRQLWNPGSAALKPAQAKTQHSSQWSKPQAEEPESEPGPKAEAEPEESYTEDASVSQMIRQPETRPISQEQLVAEVKGIYAGLVMVESKCIEVDNAQSANKDSPQPLNNEQWQALIALHRTLLHEHHDFFLASQHPSASPALRRLASKYAMPARMWRHGIHSFLELLRHRLPQSLEHMLTFIYIAYSMMALLYETVPAFEDTWIECLGDLGRYRMAIEDDDIRDRETWTAVSRYWYSKASDKLPTTGRLYHHLAILARPNALQQTYYYTKSLCVPIPFLSARESVMTLFDPVLSSSPPRLELIDLAFVRILAIFFSGKEKHELAPAAEQFLTLLDGHIARTTKSWLEAGYYMGISITCSLFGFGSDSNVLKMAITPKRSDDMDIAGEPIAPEAIPTHAFHQSLSFAVQTLDIVIRRWGGYEYTTLSSYTDGIPPSFI; this comes from the exons ATGCCTCGCCAGTTAGACATTGCCAAGAACTGGATGAACTATCAGCGCACAGCTCGGCAGCTCACCTGTGACTTTTGTCAGCAAGACATAAAGCCACCGACAAAAGCTGGCTTTGAGCAGCATGTGCGCGAAGATCCTGAACACCATCCtaaagaggagaaggatatTTTGGATGCTctcgagaagatgaagcttgCGTCTTCCAGAGTACA ACCTCAGTTTTCAGACGTTGATCAAGCCAAGAGATCCAAGAAGAGACCTGGTGGAACTGGTGCCCACGATTTATCAGAAGACCAGCAGAACCTTGATAATGTGAATCTGCATGATAGAGAAGGTTCTGATAATGAAAGGGACAGTAAGAAGAGGCGGTCACCTAGTAACTCGCCCACACCACGAGTTTCACAGAGGCACAGGCGTAGGCAGCAAGCCGAAAATGACAAGGAGTTTGATCGTGGGACTAAGGGCCTTAGTAATCGACAGCTCTGGAATCCGGGCAGTGCTGCCTTGAAGCCCGCTCAAGCAAAGACACAACATTCTAGCCAATGGTCAAAGCCACAAGCGGAGGAACCAGAATCAGAACCAGGCccaaaagcagaagcagagccgGAAGAATCGTACACCGAAGATGCTTCAGTGTCGCAGATGATTCGCCAGCCAGAGACTCGACCAATCTCACAAGAGCAGCTCGTTGCCGAAGTCAAGGGTATATATGCCGGGCTTGTCATGGTCGAAAGCAAATGTATTGAGGTTGATAACGCTCAATCAGCCAATAAAGACTCCCCGCAACCCCTCAATAACGAGCAGTGGCAAGCTCTCATCGCCCTACATCGCACACTGCTTCACGAACATCACGATTTTTTCCTCGCTAGCCAACATCCTTCCGCCAGCCCGGCGCTGCGGCGACTAGCTTCAAAGTACGCGATGCCAGCTCGCATGTGGCGGCATGGAATTCACTCATTCCTCGAGCTTCTAAGGCATAGACTGCCGCAGTCTCTGGAGCATATGCTTACTTTCATCTACATCGCTTACAGCATGATGGCCCTCCTGTATGAGACTGTGCCTGCATTTGAAGACACATGGATTGAATGCCTCGGAGATCTGGGAAGATATCGCATGGCcattgaagacgacgacatcCGAGACCGGGAGACCTGGACAGCAGTATCCCGATATTGGTACTCCAAGGCTTCGGATAAACTACCGACTACAGGGCGTCTCTATCATCACCTAGCCATCCTCGCTCGCCCCAACGCCCTGCAGCAAACCTACTACTACACGAAATCTCTTTGCGTCCCTATCCCGTTTTTAAGTGCCAGGGAAAGCGTCATGACGTTATTTGATCCTGTGCTGAGCTCAAGCCCACCTCGATTGGAGCTAATTGATCTTGCCTTTGTGCGAATTCTGGCTATCTTTTTCTctggaaaggaaaagcatGAACTAGCACCTGCAGCTGAGCAATTTTTAACCCTGTTGGATGGCCATATTGCTCGGACAACCAAAAGCTGGCTAGAGGCAGGATATTATATGGGAATTTCAATAACATGCTCTCTCTTTGGGTTCGGCAGTGATTCCAATGTCCTGAAAATGGCCATTACCCCTAAGCGATCTGACGATATGGATATCGCAGGAGAACCGATTGCTCCGGAAGCAATTCCTACACACGCCTTTCATCAATCACTCTCATTTGCGGTGCAAACTCTTGACATAGTTATCCGTCGGTGGGGGGGATATGAATATACTACCCTTTCTTCATACACAGATGGTATTCCTCCATCATTTATCTAA
- a CDS encoding uncharacterized protein (TransMembrane:1 (o16-37i)) encodes MSSFLSDTLSNPRVQLLATAAVSGVTVAGLILGFQALEREERLSELKNSIPRLPNNEDDGSKRLNGFGTSSETGLDPEDARNIALAKRAQAGDFDEELILEQLARNQVFLTPEGLKKLRDSFVIVVGCGGVGSHAAATLARSGVSNIRLIDFDQVTLSSLNRHAVATLADVGTPKVQCLYRRLIAIAPWIKFDLKQEKFDESVAETMLAPWEGRKPDFIIDAIDNIDTKVALLKYCYDRDMPVISCMGAGCKGDPTKIVIGDIGTSKDDGLSRATRRRLKLLGVTSGIPVVYSTEQSGEGKAELLPLPEEEFQKGSVGDLGVMANFRVRILPVLGTMPAIFGLTAANHVILRITGYPVSYVPGKARERMYEGILTYVQGSEEKLGRMFVPGLTGLKNPLTLGDVAFMTEELYSGRSILSGIPTKLVLIRWKKPVTSSVSRIGEGKDEQKCSTIRLQDLVCMTKEEATRHEKEIFKADKALEELYDDETIKRVEAKMREAEKYEWWRQ; translated from the exons ATGTCTTCCTTTCTATCAGACACATTATCAAATCCCCGGGTACAGCTGCTTGCAACGGCTGCTGTATCCGGCGTGACTGTTGCGGGATTGATTCTAGGTTTTCAGGCCTtggagcgagaagagagattgTCTGAGCTTAAGAACTCTATACCAAGATTGCCAAACAATGAGGATGATGGGTCTAAAAGA TTAAATGGCTTTGGGACGTCATCAGAGACAGGATTGGACCCCGAAGATGCTCGCAATATCGCGTTGGCAAAGCGTGCACAGGCTGGAGACTTTGATGAAGAGCTAATCTTGGAGCAACTCGCCCGTAACCAAGTGTTCCTCACGCCTGAAGGCTTGAAAAAGCTGCGCGATTCTTTTGTTATAGTTGTAGGTTGTGGAGGAGTTGGTTCACATGCAGCCGCGACTTTGGCACGGTCAGGCGTTTCCAATATTCGACTCATTGACTTCGATCAAGTCACGCTCAGCTCATTAAACCGACATGCTGTTGCAACTCTAGCGGATGTGGGCACTCCCAAAGTACAATGTCTCTACCGACGACTCATTGCAATCGCACCCTGGATCAAGTTCGATCTCAAGCAGGAAAAGTTCGACGAATCAGTGGCTGAAACGATGCTGGCACCATGGGAAGGTCGTAAGCCGGATTTCAtcattgatgccattgataaCATAGACACAAAGGTTGCTCTTTTGAAGTACTGCTATGATAGGGACATGCCTGTCATTAGCTGTATGGGAGCAGGTTGTAAAGGAGACCCGACAAAGATTGTAATTGGCGATATTGGAACTAGCAAAGACGATGGACTATCACGAGCTACGAGGCGGAGGCTGAAGCTCCTGGGAGTTACCAGCGGTATTCCCGTTGTTTACAGTACGGAGCAATCTGGAGAGGGAAAAGCCGAGCTATTGCCCCTTCCCGAGGAAGAGTTCCAGAAAGGCTCTGTTGGCGACCTTGGAGTCATGGCCAACTTTAGAGTGAGGATTCTTCCTGTTCTCGGAACCATGCCCGCCATTTTTGGATTAACTGCTGCCAATCACGTTATCTTGAGGATAACTGGATATCCAGTTTCCTATGTTCCAGGCAAGGCCCGTGAACGAATGTACGAAGGCATTCTTACTTACGTTCAAGGATCGGAGGAGAAACTGGGTCGCATGTTTGTTCCTGGGTTGACTGGCTTGAAGAACCCACTGACTTTGGGCGACGTCGCCTTCATGACTGAGGAGCTGTATAGCGGGCGCAGCATTCTTAGTGGCATCCCGACGAAGCTTGTCCTTATTAGATGGAAGAAGCCGGTGACCTCCAGTGTGTCTCGGATTGGAGAAGGCAAAGACGAACAGAAGTGCTCCACGATTCGACTCCAGGATTTGGTGTGTATGACCAAAGAAGAGGCAACTAGGCACGAGAAGGAGATCTTTAAGGCAGACAAAGCCTTGGAGGAGCTTTATGATGATGAAACTATAAAGAGGGTTGaggcgaagatgagagaggcCGAGAAGTACGAATGGTGGCGCCAGTAG
- a CDS encoding uncharacterized protein (EggNog:ENOG41~TransMembrane:1 (i72-94o)) → MAPRLITRKIVFPQAGSRSRCLRSFANQSRLTTSNTRSRPILPFLFIPRASPNSVRCYTSERRRWWKHEAKLVVRYTLTLWGVVVCVLTILFAVNEEVVERDFPTPHEWHYLTRKFLRDANNFKDPKNGEVNWARALELSRGVVIRLEDPKTGGQDVVKLSGIIDPSLEVPGEFIACDISDKSEEWRRGYFEAIMLAAKAAEHVDGWQRDITRNIVTPPEFVIGPSNPHPSPIPPGNPSAPREEDCELAYPSADNWYTKILATKGLNPRQKVEACLEYASFMEFKSNPRGAESLYKLALAEATADVDPKKLPYDPKTLILKDRAEPPSMNVLSALTAMANHTARKGDLSSALPMYLSILKARRSLSNDPPRTPLSKSKREPIYQQILNLFAPPDYPPPPPDGTSPPLEEHPRTLPRSRSKSIHWRNPLCDRLTRRRPSLDEGWSRSCRRTASKPEIKQRRP, encoded by the coding sequence atGGCCCCAAGACTAATCACCCGCAAGATTGTATTCCCCCAGGCAGGATCCCGATCACGATGCCTGAGAAGTTTTGCCAACCAGTCCCGCCTCACCACATCCAACACCCGATCACGACCGATcctgccttttctcttcatcccTAGAGCGAGCCCCAACTCAGTACGGTGCTATACCTCTGAGCGACGCCGGTGGTGGAAGCACGAGGCGAAGCTCGTGGTGCGATACACCCTCACATTGTGGGGAGTCGTGGTGTGCGTCTTGACGATTCTGTTCGCCGTCAACGAAGAGGTCGTGGAACGAGACTTCCCTACGCCGCACGAATGGCACTATCTGACGAGGAAATTCCTGCGCGATGCGAACAACTTCAAAGACCCGAAGAATGGAGAGGTCAATTGGGCTAGAGCCTTGGAGCTGTCACGCGGAGTGGTCATCCGGCTGGAAGACCCGAAGACGGGAGGACAGGACGTCGTGAAGCTCTCGGGTATCATCGATCCATCGCTAGAGGTGCCCGGCGAGTTCATTGCCTGCGACATCTCAGACAAATCCGAGGAATGGCGGAGAGGCTACTTCGAAGCCATCATGCTGGCCGCCAAAGCCGCAGAGCACGTCGACGGCTGGCAGCGGGATATCACGCGCAACATCGTCACCCCTCCCGAATTCGTCATCGGGCCGTCCAATCCTCACCCATCTCCAATCCCACCAGGCAACCCCTCAGCTCCTCGCGAAGAGGATTGCGAGCTCGCTTACCCGTCCGCCGACAACTGGTATACCAAGATCCTCGCGACCAAAGGCCTGAACCCCCGCCAAAAGGTGGAAGCATGCCTAGAATACGCAAGCTTCATGGAGTTCAAGAGCAATCCCCGAGGCGCCGAGTCTCTCTACAAACTGGCACTAGCCGAGGCCACCGCCGACGTAGACCCAAAGAAACTGCCATACGATCCAAAAACCCTAATCCTAAAGGATCGCGCCGAACCACCGTCAATGAACGTCCTCAGCGCCCTGACAGCCATGGCCAACCACACGGCCCGCAAAGGCGACCTCTCCTCCGCCCTACCAATGTACCTCTCCATCCTCAAAGCCCGCCGCTCACTCTCCAACGACCCACCCCGCACACCCTTATCCAAATCCAAGCGCGAACCCATCTATCAACAGATATTGAACCTCTTTGCCCCGCCAGATTATCCCCCGCCCCCACCTGACGGGACATCTCCCCCCCTGGAGGAGCACCCTAGAACGCTGCCAAGAAGCCGCTCTAAATCTATACATTGGCGAAATCCTCTATGCGACAGGCTCACGCGACGACGGCCTAGCCTGGACGAGGGATGGAGTCGATCTTGCAGAAGAACAGCTTCGAAACCCGAAATTAAACAACGACGGCCGTGA
- a CDS encoding uncharacterized protein (EggNog:ENOG41), translated as MVSTIAKEEKDKKATGSQSSVFSFWSGPSRETEGRWEAEEAVIQDRVKRTRELLEDIQAQKPGIMTYFKV; from the coding sequence ATGGTTTCGACAATagcaaaggaagaaaaggacaagaaggctACAGGGTCTCAGTCAtccgtcttctccttctgGAGTGGACCGTCACGAGAGACAGAAGGCCGCTGGGAAGCCGAAGAGGCAGTTATTCAAGACCGCGTTAAGCGGACACGGGAGTTGTTGGAAGATATACAGGCGCAAAAGCCTGGCATTATGACTTATTTCAAAGTTTAA
- a CDS encoding uncharacterized protein (EggNog:ENOG41), with translation MRLTYIHSLDAMEAIIHKRLERQGLLKLRLPFGAWETEPHLPIFITPELETRSRIVVIFGEPTHELGVLAGRVANGPGGIDEGSVIPVVRAVKLQKASGSDDTSPGILLANMGQTCWWPEGQRAITVTANNAVPLPSLVHRGVQHVPTIHDIPGNNSAEEHVKYVFNEVLSRWAGDKAIVDIIATGESCEIVERYLDGEGAWNIWGNRISTLVLLGPVYDSEGLKNEKFKDFMAKRARAYVLSHEPVGTPLAPPEGNSDRWIPSLGLPCLSSSEPMYTESIFVRARSHILSYLQELALDPDHENPPLVVPAVCPLPTTEQSWEEVPEGEKPIVIKSDPDELEVDIRQIKRWKQFEETGKAPETDEEMETEEMAIKEMKVEEMKVEEMKVEEMKTEEMKTEEMKTEEIKAEP, from the exons ATGCGACTAACGTATATCCACTCCTTAGATGCCATGGAAGCCATCATCCACAAGCGTCTCGAGCGCCAAGGGCTGCTGAAGCTCCGCCTACCTTTCGGTGCGTGGGAGACGGAGCCTCATTTGCCTATTTTTATCACCCCAGAATTGGAAACCCGGTCTCGAATTGTCGTTATATTCGGTGAACCCACCCACGAGCTTGGAGTCCTGGCAGGTCGCGTGGCCAATGGACCGGGAGGCATCGACGAAGGGAGCGTCATCCCGGTTGTCCGAGCTGTCAAACTGCAGAAAGCATCCGGCAGCGATGACACTTCTCCAGGCATCTTATTAGCAAACATGGGTCAGACGTGCTGGTGGCCCGAGGGACAGCGAGCCATCACTGTGACGGCCAACAACGCCGTGCCGCTGCCTAGTCTGGTGCATAGAGGAGTGCAGCATGTGCCAACTATACACGATATTCCAGGCAACAATAGTGCAGAGGAACATGTCAAATACGTGTTTAACGAAGTACTTTCGCGCTGGGCTGGTGACAAGGCAATCGTGGACATAATAGCTACTGGAGAAAGCTGCGAGATTGTGGAGCGCTATTTGGACGGGGAGGGAGCCTGGAATATCTGGGGCAACAGGATCAGCACACTCGTCCTCCTTGGTCCGGTCTATGACTCAGAGGGGCTGAAGAATGAAAAGTTCAAGGACTTTATGGCAAAG CGAGCTCGTGCTTATGTGCTTTCTCATGAGCCCGTTGGCACCCCTCTAGCGCCTCCTGAAGGCAACTCGGACCGTTGGATCCCCTCTCTAGGCCTCCCatgcctctcttcttccgaaCCAATGTATACGGAGTCGATTTTTGTCCGAGCTCGGTCTCATATCCTCTCGTATCTCCAGGAGTTGGCTCTTGATCCCGATCATGAGAATCCACCCCTTGTTGTGCCGGCTGTTTGCCCCCTACCTACGACTGAGCAGAGTTGGGAGGAGGTACCGGAGGGAGAGAAACCTATCGTAATCAAGTCAGATCCCGATGAGTTGGAAGTGGATATTAGGCAGATTAAGCGCTGGAAGCAGTTTGAAGAGACTGGAAAGGCGCCAGAGACagacgaggagatggagactgAGGAGATGGCGATAAAGGAGATGAAAGTAGAGGAGATGAAAGTAGAGGAGATGAAAGtagaggagatgaagacagaggagatgaagacagaggagatgaagacagaGGAGATAAAGGCAGAGCCTTGA
- a CDS encoding uncharacterized protein (EggNog:ENOG41), which produces MPRADRFEVPVDFLVQQVAYLNERHQSHFRAQVRKATAAAKGSATQSPIPGSDLAGLGHLRTPSALSIRRDVSALRNESGTFASNAPARPTMSRNTSATTTVMRDGGGASPRTSNKPSLRAAEPAGRKRLSSLPMESPVPRSPRSPRSPEQPAAEIDKANSPGPADNSSSSSSDDDSMPVQSRIIRRPPRFGPQESYPPGYQPDEDDESEPAFQPYSAPLSSPDMSSTLKLQDRNKPRRNQKAVAKSPYHSQTSDSSASSPAMVLRPTKTRDANNATSVSPRQNAEPGSSEETHSISSSFSDLDDASVTRSAMEEAYASMDRGSGSRFSISLPFRNNH; this is translated from the exons ATGCCCAGAGCCGACCGATTCGAAGTCCCCGTCGATTTTCTAGTGCAGCAGGTAGCCTACCTCAACGAACGACATCAATCACATTTCCGCGCCCAAGTGAGAAAAGCGACCGCCGCGGCCAAGGGCTCTGCTACCCAGTCACCTATACCCGGATCCGATTTGGCTGGTCTAGGCCATCTGAGGACACCGTCAGCTCTGTCTATACGCCGCGATGTGTCTGCGCTGCGCAACGAGAGCGGCACATTCGCATCCAATGCGCCGGCTCGCCCGACCATGTCGCGCAACACCTCGGCGACTACGACGGTCATGAGGGATGGCGGGGGCGCATCTCCTAGGACGAGCAACAAGCCCAGTCTCCGAGCGGCCGAGCCAGCTGGGCGGAAACGACTATCATCACTGCCAATGGAATCGCCAGTACCAAGGTCACCGAGATCTCCAAGGTCTCCCGAAcagcctgctgctgaaaTCGACAAAGCGAATTCTCCTGGCCCAGCCGATAATAGTTCAAGTTCCTCGTCCGACGATGACTCAATGCCGGTCCAGTCTCGCATCATCCGTCGGCCGCCGCGGTTTGGGCCGCAGGAATCATACCCGCCCGGCTATCAACccgatgaggacgacgaatCAGAACCTGCGTTTCAGCCGTATAGTGCGCCATTGTCATCGCCTGACATGTCATCGACGTTGAAATTGCAAGACCGAAATAAGCCGAGGCGAAATCAAAAGGCAGTTGCGAAATCGCCCTATCATTCGCAAACCTCTGACTCGTCAGCTAGTTCACCCGCCATGGTGCTGCGACCAACAAAGACGCGAGATGCCAATAATGCAACCTCGGTGTCGCCTCGTCAAAACGCAGAGCCGGGAAGCAGCGAAGAAACCcatagcatcagtagcagcTTTAGCGACTTGGATG ATGCGTCTGTCACACGATCCGCTATGGAAGAAGCGTACGCCAGTATGGATCGCGGCAGCGGAAGTCGCTTTAGCATCAGCCTTCCGTTTCGGAACAACCACTGA
- a CDS encoding uncharacterized protein (EggNog:ENOG41) encodes MEEPQYTVFIRVPIPRRGFVDPAPVSWDVAKDEALWKILSGHKEIDWNLVADRFEVPVDFLVQQVAYLNERHQSHFRAQVRKATAAAKGSATQSPIPGSDLAGLGHLRTPSALSIRRDVSALRNESGTFASNAPARPTMSRNTSATTTVMRDGGGASPRTSNKPSLRAAEPAGRKRLSSLPMESPVPRSPRSPRSPEQPAAEIDKANSPGPADNSSSSSSDDDSMPVQSRIIRRPPRFGPQESYPPGYQPDEDDESEPAFQPYSAPLSSPDMSSTLKLQDRNKPRRNQKAVAKSPYHSQTSDSSASSPAMVLRPTKTRDANNATSVSPRQNAEPGSSEETHSISSSFSDLDDASVTRSAMEEAYASMDRGSGSRFSISLPFRNNH; translated from the exons ATGGAAGAACCGCAATACACCGTCTTTATCAGGGTGCCCATCCCCCGTCGGGGCTTTGTCGATCCAGCGCCG GTCAGCTGGGacgtcgccaaagatgaggCCCTGTGGAAGATTCTCTCCGGACACAAGGAAATTGACT GGAATCTAGT AGCCGACCGATTCGAAGTCCCCGTCGATTTTCTAGTGCAGCAGGTAGCCTACCTCAACGAACGACATCAATCACATTTCCGCGCCCAAGTGAGAAAAGCGACCGCCGCGGCCAAGGGCTCTGCTACCCAGTCACCTATACCCGGATCCGATTTGGCTGGTCTAGGCCATCTGAGGACACCGTCAGCTCTGTCTATACGCCGCGATGTGTCTGCGCTGCGCAACGAGAGCGGCACATTCGCATCCAATGCGCCGGCTCGCCCGACCATGTCGCGCAACACCTCGGCGACTACGACGGTCATGAGGGATGGCGGGGGCGCATCTCCTAGGACGAGCAACAAGCCCAGTCTCCGAGCGGCCGAGCCAGCTGGGCGGAAACGACTATCATCACTGCCAATGGAATCGCCAGTACCAAGGTCACCGAGATCTCCAAGGTCTCCCGAAcagcctgctgctgaaaTCGACAAAGCGAATTCTCCTGGCCCAGCCGATAATAGTTCAAGTTCCTCGTCCGACGATGACTCAATGCCGGTCCAGTCTCGCATCATCCGTCGGCCGCCGCGGTTTGGGCCGCAGGAATCATACCCGCCCGGCTATCAACccgatgaggacgacgaatCAGAACCTGCGTTTCAGCCGTATAGTGCGCCATTGTCATCGCCTGACATGTCATCGACGTTGAAATTGCAAGACCGAAATAAGCCGAGGCGAAATCAAAAGGCAGTTGCGAAATCGCCCTATCATTCGCAAACCTCTGACTCGTCAGCTAGTTCACCCGCCATGGTGCTGCGACCAACAAAGACGCGAGATGCCAATAATGCAACCTCGGTGTCGCCTCGTCAAAACGCAGAGCCGGGAAGCAGCGAAGAAACCcatagcatcagtagcagcTTTAGCGACTTGGATG ATGCGTCTGTCACACGATCCGCTATGGAAGAAGCGTACGCCAGTATGGATCGCGGCAGCGGAAGTCGCTTTAGCATCAGCCTTCCGTTTCGGAACAACCACTGA